The nucleotide sequence TTTCTTTGTAACTGTGTTCTGGATAAAAGGGATAGTTGGTCACAGTACGTCTAATGTGATGAACCTTTACTCACTGAAGTTGAAATTTTACTTTACAATTATGCAAGTTCCTCCACGTGAAAACAATTGCTCAAACATGAAATTTATTCTTATTCAGCATCAAATTAAGAAAGACCAGAATGTGGAGGAATTTTTCAACCAAATTGTTGTGGAGAAATTTCAAAGCTCTGTGGGAATTGTCAATGTTGAAAAACTCATCAAGTGGAGCAAAATTTCCCAGAGAAGTGAGGGATCATTCGAAAGCTACTCTTACAAAACACATTGTCGGAAAATCATTCATAAACAAGTTCCCATCTGGTTTGTCCTTTTTTTTACAGTATTCGGCATTATTGCAAGTATTGTGGGCGCCTTTTATTATTGGAGCATTATGATAGCAGTTATCCCAACATCTTCAATAGCGGCCGTTCTAACAGTTATTTATAGAAGTCTGGCAATCATGGATGAAGATATCAGCATTAAAGATAAGGCAGAGTGTTTGGAGAATATTCGCCTTTTTCATCGtttcattaaaaatgaaaatgtttggTTTGTAATATTGCTCGATCAAGCCTCAATTCATGGGGACCAACGCAGTAACTTTTTAAGACAGTTGGAGGACTTTGAACTAAATAATATGGTATTGGTTGTCAACGATGCACCAACAACATTTCCTTATAAAGTTATCAACTTTGACCCTGCGAAAGTTCATACAACAAATCTACTTCGGGAAGATCACTCTGGAATAAGTAGTAATGAGAAAAAAATCAATGATACTGATCCTACGGGCGATGTCAGCATAATTCTACATCACGCTGTTAAAGTGGAAGGTGACCATATAAACGTTAATACACATGATCCATATCTGGAAGGTCACTCTGGAATCGGTAGTAATAAGAAAACAATCAATGATACTGATCCAACGAGTGATGCCAGTATAAATCAGTATCACGATGATGAATCGGAAAATAAACCCGAGTTTAAAAAAGATGAGATGATTGGCCATACTATTTACACGCCAAACGTAGCTCACAATATAACTTATCACAGCCGAGTCATTGCTCACGACTGTAGGATTTTGGAGTATGATATATCACAACATGAGTTGGATCAACTTTTTCAAGAACTGAaatagaatttttcaaaaatcttttACAATAGTAAGTCAATTGATAACTTTATTAAACATCCTGTTACTCAGCTAGTATTTCACTTTTCGCAATGTGGTTCGAATAAATTTTTGAGTACCCAGAGTTCAAagatggccttattttgaaagttttctTTGAGTGTGAACCCCTCAGTTTTTAGATTATTGTTTTTCTCCACAACAGATATTGTCTGACTTCTTACAGTGAATATCATGAATATCTAAATAGTTCTTAAAATGGAATCATTTTGCAAGGCAATCGCTCAAGAAATTTACGAACAAGTCAAAAAAGATGTTATTggtattaatttgaaaaatgtggcAGAATCTTCGGTCAGCGAGAAGTTCAAGAACAcgttggaaaaatatttgaatacgaAAACCGATCATACCGTTATGATCGAATCTTCCAAAGATCAAGATAAGGAATCATTCTCATCCCAAACCAAGTTAATTACATCAACACATAAGGGAAGGATCGTCTTCATTGTTCCCATGATAATATTAATTGCCGGGAGTGTACTAATGTGCACTGGCTATTGGTGGGGGATAATAGGAGTTTTCTTTGTAACTGTGTTCTGGATAAAAGTGATAGTTGGTCACAGTACGTCTAATGTGATGAACCTTTACTCACTCAAGTTGAAATTTTACTTTACAATTATGCAAGTTCCTCCACGTGAAAACAATTGCTCAAACATGAAATTTATTCTTATTCAGCATCAAATTAAGAAAGACCAGAATGTGGAGGAATTTTTCAACCAAATTGTTGTGGAGAAATTTCAAAGCTCTGTGGGAATTGTCAATGTTGAAAAACTCATCAAGTGGAGCAAAATTTCCCAGAGAAGTGAGGGATCATTCGAAAGCTACTCTTACAAAACACATTGTCGGAAAATCATTCATAAACAAGTTCCCATCTGGTTTGTCCTTTTTTTTACAGTATTCGGCATTATTGCAAGTATTGTGGGCGCCTTTTATTATTGGAGCATTATGACAGCAGTTATCCCAACATCTTCAATAGCGGCCGTTCTAACAGTTATTTATAGAAGTCTGGCAATCAAGGATAAAGATATCAGCATTAAAGATAAGGCAGAGTGTTTGGAGAATATTCGCCTTTTTCATCGtttcattaaaaatgaaaatgtttggTTTGTAATATTGCTCGATCAAGCCTCAATTCCTGGGGACCAACGCAGTAACTTTTTAAGACAGTTGGAGGATTTTGAACTAAATAATATGGTATTGGTTGTCAACGATGCACCAACAACATTTCCTTATAAAGTTATCAACTTTGACCCTGCGAAAGTTCATACAACAGATCTACTTCGGGAAGATCACTCTGGAATAAGTAGTAATGAGAAAAAAATCAATGATACTGATCCTACGGGCGATGTCAGTATAAATCACGCTGATGAATTAAAAGTTCCGGTTGGCCATACCGTTTACACGCCAAACGTAGCTCACACCATATCTCATCACAGCCAAGTCATTCATTTCGACAGTAGGAATTTGGATTACTCCGCTagtagaaaaacaaaaaacaaaacaaaaaaaaacaattaaaccacaagaaaacaaaatcgaacaaaactgaaattgtaTTGTTCTTGGAACAACATATCACACTTATTTCAGCTAAAACCAACTTATTATTGCTAGAAGTTTTTAGGTGGGGAAAAATGCAGAAAAGTGTCCCAAGTTATTACATTGATGCTGATTGTTGctgtatataaaattatttttttgtttatatcaaaattgtaTTACGAAATTGAGTTATTATGTTATAACATTTTCTTAGGTCTTTCAAGTTGGCTAAATAGTTATATTCtagaattatttatttttcacgaCTTCTGATTACTATTTAATGATTCTTTTTTGTTGCTTTCAAATTGAACTTGAATAGTAGTGTAATATACACTCGCTACTCGCATAGTAATAAAAATCTTTTTGAGTTAAATTGGGTCTTTCCCTGTCTGATCGTTTGCGTTTCCCTATGACTAATCTACATATCATGTAGCTTATTGTATTATGCTTTTATCTTTTACAttaagcgtggattttacactatttaATAAAGTCTCTCTCTTTGAACCTATTTGTGTGGCTTTGCATCACACGGGATCTTATTATTACTATATTAGTGGCGAGCACATATTTCAGTAAAGTCGCCCCGCTGCACTAATATCAGGGCCACTATTTATCAAAGATCCGTATACGAAACCTCAAAATTACTGGAATTCGGTCACTCTAGTCGGgaatatatatttcacagtGAATCTGAATATTCTGCAGTGTGTGCGACTATAAAGTTAGAGAGTTAACATAAAGGCGATTCGCGGAGAACTGCGTAACGCAAATAATGGCCATATTA is from Styela clava chromosome 9, kaStyClav1.hap1.2, whole genome shotgun sequence and encodes:
- the LOC144427363 gene encoding uncharacterized protein LOC144427363, which produces MESFCKAIAQEIYEQVKKDVIGINLKNVAESLVSEKFKNTLEKYLNTKTDHTVMIESSKDQDKKSFSSQTKLITSTHKGRIVFIVLMIILIAGSVLMCTGYWWGIIGVFFVTVFWIKGIVGHSTSNVMNLYSLKLKFYFTIMQVPPRENNCSNMKFILIQHQIKKDQNVEEFFNQIVVEKFQSSVGIVNVEKLIKWSKISQRIFGIIASIVGAFYYWSIMIAVIPTSSIAAVLTVIYRSLAIMDEDISIKDKAECLENIRLFHRFIKNENVWFVILLDQASIHGDQRSNFLRQLEDFELNNMVLVVNDAPTTFPYKVINFDPAKVHTTNLLREDHSGISSNEKKINDTDPTGDVSIILHHAVKVEGDHINVNTHDPYLEGHSGIGSNKKTINDTDPTSDASINQYHDDESENKPEFKKDEMIGHTIYTPNVAHNITYHSRVIAHDCRILEYDISQHELDQLFQELK